The Planctomycetia bacterium nucleotide sequence AAAGGTGAGAAGCGGCGAACTTCGGTCCTTCTCCTCTCTACTTACTACCTCCCCCTCTCTCGCTAGCGAACCACGAACCGTCTCGCTTGCGCGGCAATATCTACACCAACTTCTTCACTCCAAGCGGCCAGCAACTTCTTATACGTCGGGCCCGGCCGGCCGTCGCCGATCGCGGCGTCGTCGAGCTTTACGACCGGCAGCAAGCAAAACGGCGTGCTGGTGATCAAGATTTCACGCATGCTGCTTCCGAATTCGTCGGGGGAGTATTCCCCTTCGCCGAACTGGATGACGCCGAGTTTTCGATGAGCCAACTCTTCCGCCACGGCTTGGCTGATGCCGGGAAGCGTCGTGATCTTCGGCGGCGACCAGAACGAAGTCGCCGCGTCCGATCCCATCACGCCGACAATGTTCGCCGTCGGCGTTTCGTTCACATACCCGTTGCGATCGAGCAACAACGCCCGAGCGCCGGGCACGGCGCGACGCACGTCTTGATCGGCCAAGTAGTAGTGCATCCGGCTGCGACACTTCAATTCGCTCGGCCATGATTCAGGCGGGACTTGTCGAACGATGCTCGTAGCGAGTCGTTCCCCCTGCTCATACTTCTCCGCCCACAGCTGAAACGGCAACGGATAAGTGCTCATGCCGATCGTCGGCTGGCGCGGCACATCGGCCGGTGCCGACGTCGCATAAGGGCCAGGCGTGATGAACATCGATAGGCCGAGGTCGTCGGCCGGGTCGAGCATCTCGTGATTCGCGGCTGCGAGCTCCTCGGCCCACTCGGCCAGTTCTTCGAGCGTGCAATCAGGTTCGATCCCGGCGATCTCCAAGCCGCGCCTCAAGCGCGCGAGATGTTCGTCGACCCGATAGAGCTTGCCGCCGAACGTGCGCAGTTGCTCGCTCACCGTCGCCCCGAGCATGAAGCCGGCGTCGTACGCCGCGATCTTCAACTCATCGGCGGGAAGGAACCGGCCGTTCAAGAATGCCTTAGCTGTTTGCATTCTGCTATTATGCTCGACGCTCCGGCTCTCGTAACCCGTAAACCGCATCGACACCTAGAATCATTCACACCATGACGCAACCGCTTCGCATCGGAATCTTAGGCTGCGCTCGCATCGTGCGCCGCGCCATCGCCGGCGCACTTGCCAAGTCGCAACTCGCTTCGTGGCACGCGATCGCCGGGCGCGACGGCAACGTCGCCGCTCAATGGGCCGCGGAGTTCGGCGTACCACGGCACTACGGCAACTACGAAGCCTTGATCGCCGATCCCGACGTCGACGCCGTCTATATCCCGCTGCCGAACGAGTTGCATCGCCCCTGGGCTCTACGCGCCGCGGCGGCGGGGAAGCATGTTCTCTGCGAGAAGCCGTTGGCGTTGGACATCGCCGACGCCGAGGGAATCGTACATGGTTGTCGTGCGGCCGGCGTCGTGCTGATGGAGGCCTTCATGTGGCGGCATCATCCGCGCGTCGCTCTGGCACGGAAACTTTTGGCCGAAGGGAAACTCGGCGCGCTCAGTTACGTGAAGATGGACTTCTCGTTCGTCATCGACCATGCCGACTGGCGGCTCGACGCGGCTCGCGGCGGCGGGGCGCTGTTCGATCTCGGCTGCTACGGCATCAACATCAGTCGGCTCTTCACCGGCGCCGAGCCGAGCGAGATCCATGCCCGAGCGCGATACCTCAAGCCGGGCGTCGATATGTCGCTCGGGATGCAATTGCATTTCCCCGGCGACGTAATCGCGCTGCTCGACGCGAGCTTCGAGTGCCCGAACCGAAACCGCTTGGAACTCGTCGGCACCCAGGGCTCTCTCGAGTTCCCCGGCGGCGTGCTCCCCGAGGAAACCTCGACGCTCGTCTATCGAACCGACGCGGGCACCGAAACGCTTAGTATTCCCGCGGCCGATCAGTACGCGGAAATGTTCGACTGCTTCGCGCGCTCCGTCGCGGCGAAACGAATCGAAGCGCCGGCGGAAG carries:
- a CDS encoding aminotransferase class IV — translated: MQTAKAFLNGRFLPADELKIAAYDAGFMLGATVSEQLRTFGGKLYRVDEHLARLRRGLEIAGIEPDCTLEELAEWAEELAAANHEMLDPADDLGLSMFITPGPYATSAPADVPRQPTIGMSTYPLPFQLWAEKYEQGERLATSIVRQVPPESWPSELKCRSRMHYYLADQDVRRAVPGARALLLDRNGYVNETPTANIVGVMGSDAATSFWSPPKITTLPGISQAVAEELAHRKLGVIQFGEGEYSPDEFGSSMREILITSTPFCLLPVVKLDDAAIGDGRPGPTYKKLLAAWSEEVGVDIAAQARRFVVR
- a CDS encoding Gfo/Idh/MocA family oxidoreductase; translated protein: MTQPLRIGILGCARIVRRAIAGALAKSQLASWHAIAGRDGNVAAQWAAEFGVPRHYGNYEALIADPDVDAVYIPLPNELHRPWALRAAAAGKHVLCEKPLALDIADAEGIVHGCRAAGVVLMEAFMWRHHPRVALARKLLAEGKLGALSYVKMDFSFVIDHADWRLDAARGGGALFDLGCYGINISRLFTGAEPSEIHARARYLKPGVDMSLGMQLHFPGDVIALLDASFECPNRNRLELVGTQGSLEFPGGVLPEETSTLVYRTDAGTETLSIPAADQYAEMFDCFARSVAAKRIEAPAEDGLANMRVVQAVRDTARR